One Serpentinicella alkaliphila DNA segment encodes these proteins:
- a CDS encoding 4Fe-4S double cluster binding domain-containing protein, producing MNQKQLNDYILELGVSKVSYCNLEEFLPEKYKHLKSGISFAIHLSEQIIDEIDKLDGPTHTYFHHYRTVNSFIDQISLKIMMILQQHGFLALAVPASQTINEEGWNFKGVFPHRTAATRSGLGWIGKSCCLITEEFGPRIRLGTVLTNMSLEYNKPIDISKCGECNECVKACPAIALKGATWNPGMEREEIIDARACSNYMSTHYKHIGRGSVCGICIKVCPKGGRVG from the coding sequence ATGAATCAAAAGCAATTAAATGACTATATATTAGAATTAGGAGTATCAAAGGTATCCTATTGTAATCTAGAAGAATTTTTACCGGAAAAATATAAGCACTTAAAGAGTGGTATTTCCTTTGCTATACATTTATCAGAACAAATTATTGACGAAATAGATAAATTAGATGGACCAACTCATACTTATTTTCATCATTACAGAACTGTAAATAGTTTTATCGATCAAATTTCACTAAAAATAATGATGATATTACAGCAACATGGTTTTCTAGCATTAGCAGTTCCTGCTTCACAAACTATTAACGAAGAAGGTTGGAACTTTAAAGGCGTATTTCCTCACAGAACAGCTGCTACTAGATCAGGCTTAGGTTGGATTGGTAAAAGTTGTTGCTTAATAACTGAAGAATTTGGCCCTAGAATAAGATTAGGAACTGTGCTGACTAATATGTCATTAGAATATAATAAACCAATAGATATTTCAAAATGTGGTGAATGTAATGAGTGTGTTAAAGCCTGTCCAGCAATTGCTCTTAAAGGTGCTACTTGGAATCCAGGTATGGAGCGAGAAGAAATAATTGATGCTAGGGCCTGTAGTAATTATATGAGTACTCATTATAAACATATTGGCAGAGGTTCAGTCTGTGGTATTTGTATTAAAGTTTGCCCAAAAGGTGGAAGAGTAGGGTAA
- a CDS encoding alpha/beta-type small acid-soluble spore protein translates to MPSNNRIVVPEARQALNQMKAEIASELGLSNYEQIDKGNLTSRQNGYVGGYMTKRLVEQAERNMSGK, encoded by the coding sequence ATGCCATCAAATAATAGAATAGTAGTCCCAGAAGCGAGACAAGCGTTAAACCAAATGAAAGCTGAAATAGCAAGTGAACTAGGATTATCAAACTATGAACAAATTGATAAAGGTAATTTAACTTCTCGCCAAAATGGTTATGTTGGTGGATATATGACTAAGAGATTAGTTGAGCAAGCTGAAAGAAACATGAGTGGTAAATAG
- a CDS encoding protease complex subunit PrcB family protein: protein MRKILRVCILLTLSLFLIASTAFANGSNNRLISNHEEVTYSITNNVITISWGEKPTGGYSIEITDLKLDQNNNLLVYYKTESPKEGDMVTLAITYPKDSMTIPTALRGYRAVRLVSEETTEEVTYSIANNVITVHWGEKPTGGYSIKITELKLDSNNNLLVYYKTESPKDRDSVTLAITYPRDSMTIPTALRGYRVVKLVHDHRTEEITYSIENNVITISWGEKPTGGYFIEITDLKLDKNTLLVYYKTESPKAGDFVTQVITYPKDSKVIPVTLRSFNEVKLVLDVTKDKIEDKEKKNDDNHHPGKGPNIDRIVQKRIDKSIKKIEKINDRITKNDKQMEKFQEQLIKTVKKTNVTVEHFLGKLDFFADRYTKEQLVTIQDNINKRLNEVERISKFTTSEKTQLRNRPLEDRLYIRGEKLIYDVPPVTVNGRTLVPVRIISEYLGAIVEWDNKLQKVTITKNDNVIELFINNKVAWVNGKKVELDVPAYQLNGRTMVPIRFICDALGESLDYISETGDIDIGNGNLDAILLILN from the coding sequence ATGCGAAAAATATTGAGGGTTTGTATATTACTAACATTATCCTTATTTTTAATTGCGTCTACGGCTTTTGCAAATGGGTCAAATAACAGACTTATATCAAATCATGAAGAGGTGACCTATTCTATTACTAACAATGTTATTACCATTAGTTGGGGAGAAAAACCTACAGGTGGTTACTCAATTGAAATAACAGATTTAAAACTAGACCAAAACAATAATTTGCTAGTATATTATAAAACAGAAAGTCCAAAAGAAGGGGATATGGTTACCCTTGCTATAACCTATCCGAAGGATAGTATGACAATACCAACGGCACTTAGGGGTTATAGAGCTGTTAGATTAGTAAGTGAAGAAACAACTGAAGAAGTTACTTATTCTATAGCAAACAATGTAATAACTGTTCATTGGGGAGAAAAGCCAACAGGTGGATACTCTATTAAAATAACTGAATTAAAATTGGATTCTAATAATAATCTACTAGTTTATTACAAAACTGAAAGCCCTAAAGATAGAGATAGTGTAACTCTTGCTATAACCTATCCAAGGGACAGTATGACAATACCAACGGCACTTAGGGGTTATAGAGTTGTTAAATTAGTACATGATCATAGAACTGAAGAGATTACTTATTCTATAGAAAATAATGTAATAACTATTAGTTGGGGTGAAAAGCCAACAGGTGGATACTTCATTGAGATAACTGATTTAAAACTAGATAAAAATACTTTGTTAGTTTATTATAAGACAGAAAGTCCTAAAGCAGGTGACTTTGTCACTCAAGTAATAACATATCCTAAAGATAGTAAAGTAATCCCTGTAACTTTAAGAAGTTTTAATGAAGTCAAATTAGTTCTAGATGTAACTAAGGATAAAATAGAAGATAAAGAAAAGAAAAATGATGATAATCACCACCCTGGAAAAGGTCCAAATATTGATCGTATAGTTCAAAAAAGGATTGATAAATCAATTAAGAAGATTGAAAAAATAAATGATCGAATTACAAAAAATGATAAACAAATGGAAAAATTTCAGGAGCAATTAATTAAAACAGTAAAAAAAACAAATGTTACAGTTGAGCATTTCTTAGGGAAACTTGATTTCTTTGCAGATAGGTATACTAAAGAACAATTAGTAACAATACAAGACAATATTAATAAAAGATTAAATGAAGTTGAAAGAATAAGTAAATTTACTACAAGTGAAAAAACACAGCTTAGAAATAGACCTTTAGAAGATAGATTGTATATTAGAGGTGAAAAGTTAATCTACGATGTACCACCGGTAACAGTTAATGGTAGAACTCTGGTGCCTGTTAGAATAATATCCGAGTATTTAGGAGCTATAGTTGAGTGGGATAACAAACTTCAAAAAGTAACAATTACAAAAAATGATAATGTTATTGAGCTATTTATTAATAATAAAGTTGCTTGGGTAAATGGAAAAAAAGTAGAACTAGATGTACCTGCTTATCAACTAAATGGAAGAACAATGGTGCCTATTAGATTTATATGTGATGCATTAGGTGAAAGTCTAGATTATATAAGTGAAACTGGAGATATCGATATCGGGAATGGAAATCTAGATGCTATTCTACTTATATTAAACTAA
- a CDS encoding DUF4364 family protein translates to MFAHTSEQLAENKLSLLYILHKINLPLTNSQITELILGNDLMNFFMLQQYISELKEVEFIKEIDKDNQELFVITDKGKSTLEFFINRIPKETKERIDNLIKEKKNDIIKSTQVKAYYTKNAENDFIVNLSVVEKETQIIGLYINVANANQAKEICNNWNNHSENIYGSIIKLLTNKNSDS, encoded by the coding sequence ATGTTTGCTCATACGTCTGAACAACTGGCGGAAAACAAACTTTCCTTATTATATATACTACATAAAATCAATCTTCCATTAACGAATAGTCAAATAACTGAACTTATCTTAGGAAATGATTTAATGAATTTTTTTATGCTTCAACAGTATATAAGTGAGTTAAAAGAGGTTGAATTTATAAAAGAAATAGATAAAGATAATCAAGAACTTTTCGTAATAACTGACAAAGGAAAAAGTACTTTAGAATTTTTTATTAATAGAATACCTAAGGAAACAAAGGAAAGAATAGATAACCTTATAAAAGAAAAGAAAAATGATATTATAAAGAGTACTCAAGTAAAAGCCTACTATACTAAAAATGCAGAAAATGATTTTATTGTTAATCTATCTGTCGTTGAAAAGGAAACTCAAATTATTGGCTTATACATTAACGTAGCCAATGCTAACCAGGCTAAAGAGATATGTAATAATTGGAATAATCACTCTGAAAATATATATGGAAGTATAATTAAACTTCTTACTAACAAAAATAGCGATAGTTAA
- a CDS encoding bifunctional folylpolyglutamate synthase/dihydrofolate synthase — protein MDYIEAIEFIKNTMKFGSKLGLDNMNKLLNLLDSPQDKLNIIHVAGTNGKGSTCAFIQSILKESGFRVGLYTSPSIDGFTGRIKINDSNIRGDRFADVANKVKDKIKIMLSEGMDHPTEFEIITAMALLYYYEENVDFVVLEVGLGGRLDATNIVKNPLLSVITPIGYDHMDYLGDTLGKIAFEKAGIVKENNFVVTANQENEALEVINEVAKEKDSKVYTVDLSSLDIHISELNDQLFSIKIFDQKYCNMNIKLNGVHQIENACLALTAIEVLKDQRNIRIDKESIYKGLLNTKWPGRFEVISENPYTIIDGAHNVHAAIRLKETIEKVIPGKSIILVIGMLGDKDVDGVLDLLIPLSKEIVIAEPSNSRALSIIELESKIKRISLNTHTSSNVEEALNIAHSLAKKGDVILVAGSLYLIENVRRILVNKNSD, from the coding sequence ATGGATTATATAGAGGCTATAGAGTTTATTAAGAATACTATGAAATTTGGTAGTAAATTAGGGTTAGACAATATGAATAAGTTATTAAATCTATTAGATAGTCCTCAAGATAAGTTAAATATAATACACGTTGCTGGAACAAATGGTAAGGGATCTACTTGTGCTTTTATACAAAGTATATTAAAGGAAAGTGGATTTAGGGTTGGATTATATACTTCTCCTAGCATTGATGGGTTTACTGGAAGAATCAAAATAAACGATAGTAATATTAGGGGGGATAGATTTGCTGATGTTGCTAATAAAGTTAAAGATAAAATAAAAATAATGCTTTCAGAAGGAATGGATCACCCAACTGAATTTGAAATTATTACTGCTATGGCACTTTTATATTATTATGAAGAAAATGTAGATTTTGTAGTTTTAGAGGTGGGTTTAGGTGGTAGACTTGACGCTACAAATATAGTTAAGAATCCTCTTTTATCAGTTATAACACCTATTGGTTATGACCATATGGACTATCTTGGTGATACATTAGGTAAAATTGCCTTTGAAAAGGCTGGAATAGTAAAGGAAAATAATTTTGTTGTTACAGCTAACCAGGAAAATGAGGCTTTAGAAGTAATAAATGAGGTGGCTAAAGAAAAAGATAGCAAGGTGTATACTGTAGATTTAAGTTCTTTGGATATACATATTAGCGAATTAAATGATCAGTTGTTTTCTATAAAAATATTTGATCAAAAGTATTGTAATATGAATATTAAATTAAATGGAGTGCATCAAATTGAAAATGCTTGTTTAGCTTTAACTGCTATTGAAGTGCTTAAAGACCAAAGAAATATTCGAATTGATAAAGAGAGCATATATAAAGGGTTATTAAATACAAAATGGCCAGGAAGATTTGAAGTAATAAGTGAAAATCCATATACAATAATTGACGGGGCCCATAATGTTCATGCAGCAATTAGATTAAAGGAGACTATTGAAAAGGTAATTCCAGGTAAATCCATAATATTAGTAATTGGTATGTTAGGAGATAAAGATGTTGACGGTGTATTAGACCTCCTTATACCCTTAAGTAAGGAAATTGTTATAGCAGAGCCTAGCAATAGTAGAGCCTTGTCTATAATAGAACTGGAATCTAAAATAAAAAGAATCAGTCTTAACACCCATACAAGTTCAAATGTTGAAGAGGCATTAAATATTGCCCATTCATTGGCTAAAAAGGGCGATGTAATATTAGTTGCAGGTTCTTTATATTTAATAGAAAATGTACGAAGGATACTTGTAAATAAAAATAGCGATTAG
- a CDS encoding valine--tRNA ligase, translating into MDNNLPKNYDPKSFEKKIYDLWMEKEYFKAEVNPDKDPYCIVLPPPNITGQLHIGHALDHTLQDVLIRWKRMQGFETLWQPGTDHASIATEVKVVEKVKEEEGLSKLDLGREGFLDRAWKWRDEYGRKIVEQMKKLGNSCDWSRERFTMDEGLSNAVTEVFINLYEKGLIYRGNRIINWCPDCKTSLSDAEVEHEDKAGHFWHINYPVKDSNEFIEVATTRPETMLGDTAIAVNPEDPRYKHLIGKYAILPLMNREIPIVADDYVDPEFGTGAVKITPAHDPNDFELGLRHNLPQIVVMKDDATINNNGGKYAGMYRYDARKQIVEDLKELGLLVKVKDHQHSVGQCYRCSTIVEPLTSDQWFVKMDELAKPAIEAVESGKIKFVPERFSKIYLHWLENIRDWCISRQLWWGHRIPAYYCEDCNEIIVSREIPESCSKCNSTSLKQDEDVLDTWFSSALWPFSTLGWPEKTKELEYFYPTDVLVTGYDIIFFWVVRMAFSGLECMNEIPFKYVYIHGLVRDSEGRKMSKSLGNGVDPLEVIDQYGADALRFTLVTGNSPGNDIRFHMERLESSRNFANKLWNATRFVLMNLDDENIQYSDVKNNLNTADNWIVSRLNSVTKEITDNLDKFELGLAAQKVYDFIWSEYCDWYIELVKSRLYGDNLEEKRSAQYTLIYVLENILKLLHPFMPFITEEIWQSIPNFKESVIISEWPKFEEGNVNRVAEQKMDLIMQAIKNIRNLRAEMNVVPSRKAKLMILSKNEEAKETLQAGRKYFMSLASVSELEVVDSKENVPADAVSTVVEGAELFLPLDELIDFEKEIERLEKEKAKLEGEIKRVVGKLSNEGFVSKAPEHLIAEEKAKQVKYQEMLDVVIERINSLKK; encoded by the coding sequence ATGGACAATAATTTACCAAAAAATTATGATCCTAAGTCATTTGAAAAGAAAATATATGATTTGTGGATGGAGAAGGAATATTTCAAAGCTGAAGTCAATCCTGATAAAGACCCTTATTGCATAGTATTACCACCACCAAATATTACGGGGCAACTACATATTGGACATGCTTTAGATCATACATTACAGGATGTATTAATTAGATGGAAAAGAATGCAAGGTTTTGAAACACTATGGCAACCAGGGACAGATCATGCCAGTATTGCTACAGAAGTTAAGGTAGTAGAAAAAGTTAAAGAAGAAGAAGGTTTATCTAAACTTGATTTAGGAAGAGAAGGGTTCTTAGACAGAGCGTGGAAATGGCGTGACGAATATGGTAGAAAAATTGTAGAACAAATGAAAAAATTAGGTAATTCATGTGATTGGTCAAGGGAACGATTCACTATGGATGAGGGCTTAAGTAACGCTGTAACAGAAGTATTTATAAATTTATATGAAAAAGGTCTAATATATAGAGGAAATAGAATAATAAACTGGTGTCCTGACTGTAAAACTTCATTATCCGATGCAGAAGTAGAACATGAAGATAAGGCTGGTCATTTTTGGCATATAAATTATCCTGTTAAGGATTCTAATGAGTTTATAGAGGTTGCAACTACTAGGCCGGAGACTATGTTAGGAGATACTGCTATAGCGGTTAATCCAGAGGACCCTAGATATAAGCATTTAATTGGTAAATATGCTATATTACCTTTAATGAATAGAGAAATTCCAATAGTAGCTGATGATTATGTAGACCCTGAGTTTGGTACTGGAGCTGTTAAAATTACTCCTGCCCATGACCCTAACGATTTTGAACTTGGACTTAGACATAATCTTCCTCAAATTGTTGTTATGAAAGACGATGCTACTATTAACAACAATGGTGGAAAATATGCAGGTATGTATAGATATGATGCTAGAAAGCAAATTGTAGAGGACCTTAAAGAATTAGGATTACTTGTTAAGGTAAAAGATCATCAACATAGTGTGGGACAATGCTATAGATGTAGTACAATTGTTGAGCCATTAACTTCAGATCAATGGTTTGTGAAGATGGATGAATTAGCAAAGCCCGCTATTGAGGCTGTAGAGAGTGGAAAGATTAAATTCGTACCTGAGAGATTCTCTAAAATATATTTACATTGGTTAGAAAATATAAGAGATTGGTGTATTTCAAGACAGTTATGGTGGGGACATAGAATACCAGCTTATTACTGTGAAGACTGTAATGAAATAATTGTATCTAGAGAAATACCCGAAAGTTGTTCAAAATGTAATAGTACAAGCTTGAAACAAGATGAGGACGTTTTAGATACTTGGTTTAGCTCAGCCCTATGGCCATTCTCTACTTTAGGTTGGCCAGAAAAGACTAAAGAGCTTGAGTATTTCTATCCTACTGATGTTTTAGTTACAGGATATGACATAATTTTCTTCTGGGTTGTAAGAATGGCATTCTCAGGCTTAGAATGTATGAATGAAATTCCATTTAAATATGTATATATTCATGGTCTAGTTAGAGATTCAGAAGGAAGAAAAATGAGTAAGTCCTTAGGCAATGGTGTTGATCCATTAGAAGTAATTGATCAATATGGTGCTGATGCCCTTAGATTTACATTGGTTACAGGAAATTCCCCGGGAAATGACATACGTTTCCATATGGAAAGGTTAGAATCAAGTAGAAATTTCGCAAATAAATTATGGAATGCTACGCGTTTTGTACTTATGAATTTAGATGACGAAAATATTCAATATAGTGATGTGAAGAATAATCTAAATACTGCAGATAATTGGATAGTATCTAGACTTAATAGCGTTACAAAAGAAATTACAGATAACTTAGACAAATTTGAATTAGGTTTAGCAGCTCAAAAGGTTTATGACTTTATATGGAGTGAGTACTGTGACTGGTATATAGAGTTAGTTAAATCAAGATTATATGGAGATAATTTAGAAGAGAAAAGGTCAGCACAATATACTTTAATTTATGTTCTAGAAAATATATTAAAGTTATTACATCCATTCATGCCTTTCATTACTGAGGAAATATGGCAAAGCATACCTAACTTCAAAGAAAGTGTTATTATTTCAGAGTGGCCAAAATTTGAAGAGGGAAATGTAAATAGAGTAGCAGAACAAAAAATGGATTTAATAATGCAAGCAATCAAAAATATAAGAAATTTAAGAGCTGAAATGAATGTAGTCCCTTCTAGAAAAGCTAAGCTAATGATCCTCTCTAAAAATGAGGAGGCAAAGGAAACACTACAAGCAGGAAGAAAATATTTTATGTCCTTAGCTAGTGTATCTGAGCTTGAAGTTGTAGATAGCAAAGAAAATGTACCAGCAGATGCGGTTTCAACTGTAGTTGAAGGAGCAGAGTTATTCTTGCCTCTTGATGAACTAATTGATTTCGAAAAAGAAATAGAGAGACTAGAAAAAGAAAAGGCTAAGCTTGAAGGAGAAATAAAAAGAGTAGTGGGTAAGCTTTCAAATGAAGGATTTGTTAGTAAGGCCCCAGAGCATCTAATAGCTGAAGAAAAAGCTAAGCAAGTAAAATATCAGGAAATGCTAGATGTTGTAATAGAAAGAATTAATTCATTAAAAAAATAA
- a CDS encoding CDP-alcohol phosphatidyltransferase family protein, whose protein sequence is MHVPNILTAVRFLLAPLFVFVFFSSNDNYLRLSAYVFVLAGITDVLDGYIARRFNLITKWGQAMDPLADKIMQLTVLICLTINRLIPIWVIIIVGIKEALMIIGGVVLYTRRNHVVIPARNYGKISTILFYMAVLFISFGIPFGIHLLFLAILVTLYAFTCYFKVGMSEMKKYKASQ, encoded by the coding sequence ATGCATGTACCGAATATATTAACTGCTGTAAGGTTCCTATTAGCACCTTTATTTGTTTTTGTTTTCTTTTCATCCAATGACAATTATTTAAGGTTATCAGCATATGTATTTGTACTGGCTGGCATAACTGACGTGTTGGATGGATACATAGCAAGAAGGTTTAATCTAATAACTAAATGGGGACAAGCAATGGACCCATTAGCCGATAAAATAATGCAGCTTACAGTTCTAATATGTTTAACAATAAATAGATTAATTCCTATATGGGTTATAATTATTGTGGGTATAAAGGAAGCTCTTATGATAATAGGAGGAGTAGTTCTTTATACAAGAAGGAACCACGTGGTTATCCCTGCGCGAAATTATGGGAAGATTTCTACTATTTTATTTTATATGGCAGTTTTATTTATTTCCTTTGGCATTCCATTTGGAATCCATTTGTTATTTTTAGCAATTTTAGTTACTTTATATGCATTTACATGCTATTTTAAAGTAGGCATGAGTGAAATGAAAAAATATAAAGCAAGTCAGTAG
- a CDS encoding ABC transporter substrate-binding protein: MKRFKVLSILLTLLLITTITLSACTTKPAKPAELTKIKVMEVTHSVFYAPQYIAITEGFFEEEGLEIELTDGGGADKTMAALLSNQVDIGFMGPEASIYVYNQGAADYAINFAQLTQRDGSFIVAREPNSDFTFEDLRGTSILGGRKGGMPNMTLEYVLKNKGLVPGTDIDVRTDIQFAVMAGAFVGGEGDYTTLFEPTASVLEKEGKGFVVASVGAEGGYIPYTVYSARKSYIEQNPEIIQSFTNAIYKAMLWVEEHSAEEVAKSLAPHFPDADLGILTNVVERYRSIGAWAPNPVLTEEGLTRLQDIMTEAGVLEKRVPHEAIVNTEFAKRAME; encoded by the coding sequence ATGAAAAGATTTAAGGTGTTATCTATTTTACTTACTTTACTTTTAATTACTACAATAACCTTAAGTGCATGTACTACTAAACCTGCAAAGCCTGCTGAATTAACTAAGATTAAAGTTATGGAAGTTACACATTCAGTATTTTACGCACCACAATACATTGCAATTACAGAAGGCTTTTTTGAGGAAGAAGGTCTAGAAATAGAGCTTACAGACGGGGGCGGAGCTGATAAAACTATGGCTGCTCTACTTAGTAATCAAGTTGATATCGGTTTTATGGGTCCTGAAGCTTCAATTTATGTCTATAACCAAGGAGCTGCTGACTATGCAATTAACTTTGCACAGTTAACTCAAAGGGATGGTTCTTTCATCGTTGCTAGAGAACCTAATTCTGATTTCACTTTTGAAGACCTAAGAGGAACTTCTATTCTAGGTGGAAGAAAAGGTGGAATGCCTAATATGACACTAGAATACGTACTTAAAAACAAAGGCTTAGTACCTGGGACAGATATTGATGTTCGTACAGATATTCAATTTGCAGTAATGGCTGGGGCATTTGTTGGTGGAGAAGGTGACTACACGACATTATTTGAGCCTACAGCATCAGTTCTTGAAAAAGAAGGTAAGGGCTTCGTAGTAGCTTCTGTTGGAGCAGAAGGTGGATATATTCCTTATACAGTTTACTCAGCTAGAAAAAGTTATATAGAACAAAATCCTGAAATTATTCAAAGCTTTACTAATGCAATCTATAAAGCTATGCTTTGGGTAGAAGAGCATAGTGCAGAAGAAGTTGCTAAGTCCTTAGCTCCACACTTCCCAGATGCAGACTTAGGAATTTTAACTAACGTAGTAGAAAGATATAGATCCATTGGAGCATGGGCACCAAACCCAGTTTTAACAGAGGAAGGATTAACTAGACTTCAAGATATCATGACAGAAGCTGGTGTATTAGAAAAAAGAGTGCCTCATGAAGCTATTGTAAACACTGAGTTTGCTAAGAGAGCTATGGAATAA
- a CDS encoding helix-turn-helix transcriptional regulator, with translation MIFIIKNSVKQSRNENQLTQEELAEKVGVTRQTIGLIEKEKYNPTIALGLKLCQVLNKSLDQLFWLEEDVDEK, from the coding sequence GTGATATTTATAATTAAGAACAGTGTTAAGCAAAGCCGTAATGAGAATCAACTAACTCAAGAAGAACTTGCTGAGAAAGTAGGGGTAACAAGGCAAACAATAGGGCTTATAGAGAAAGAGAAATATAATCCCACCATAGCCTTAGGACTTAAGTTATGCCAAGTTCTAAATAAGTCTCTGGATCAACTATTTTGGTTAGAGGAGGATGTAGATGAAAAATGA
- a CDS encoding DUF6609 family protein, translating into MLERLGYDKNVKLEFNANRLSGLWLLIIGSVIIIATIVGGKFVLNPIIFMTGFGVGFYLTNFNKAIVSKFMDGELSKFQEKMANIGVLSLFPLIFVLGGSFIPRSDWRMMWLGALLATGIHFLPFYFSHGKSMIYLATICSVLAIIGMFNKEVPFIYFGVADGIVKILFGVNLLFFQKRNRVYKLC; encoded by the coding sequence ATGCTAGAGAGATTAGGGTATGATAAAAATGTAAAGCTAGAATTTAATGCGAATCGCTTGAGCGGACTTTGGCTGCTCATTATTGGCTCAGTGATTATAATAGCTACAATAGTAGGTGGAAAATTTGTTTTAAATCCAATTATTTTTATGACTGGCTTTGGAGTTGGCTTTTATCTAACAAATTTCAATAAAGCGATAGTTTCCAAATTTATGGATGGCGAGCTTTCAAAGTTTCAAGAGAAAATGGCTAATATTGGGGTGCTATCTTTATTTCCACTAATTTTTGTTTTAGGAGGTTCTTTTATCCCAAGAAGCGATTGGAGAATGATGTGGCTTGGGGCATTACTTGCAACAGGTATTCATTTCTTGCCTTTTTATTTTTCACATGGAAAATCAATGATTTATCTTGCCACAATCTGTTCAGTCTTAGCGATCATTGGTATGTTTAATAAAGAAGTTCCCTTTATTTACTTTGGTGTAGCCGATGGGATTGTTAAGATTTTATTTGGAGTTAATTTATTATTTTTTCAAAAAAGGAATAGAGTTTATAAATTATGCTAA